Genomic DNA from Theropithecus gelada isolate Dixy chromosome 1, Tgel_1.0, whole genome shotgun sequence:
GGTCCAGCAAGTAGGGGGAGAGGCTCTTACCTTGACCACCAGGGGCTCTGGCTGGGACTTTAGTTCCTGGTCCTCTAGCACTTGCACGGGGCCTCCCTTAACGATGCTGCCCCCGAGGAAGAGCTGGATGGGGAGGTGCAGAGGATAAGGAGGACCGTAGTGGGAGGCGCACATGTTGCAGGAAGAGCAGCTTGCCTGACTGGGATCCCTCTTTCCTTTCAGACATGCTCTGCATGCCCATCCCTGGCCTAGACAGTCCTGGGCCTGCGCTGTCCCGCAGCCCACATGTCTGCTTTTCCTGCACCTCCCTCATCATCCGCCAGCTGCTTCAGACCATCCACCCCATCCCCAGATTCtcttatccttccttccttccttcccttctgctCCTCCTGCCAGGGCCCCCACCTGTCCTGTGAGGCGGGGCCTCTGTGGATCAGAGACATCATACTGCCTCAGGTCCCCGTGCAGCCAGTTGCTGAAGTACAGGAAGCGGTCATCCAGGGACAGCAGGATGTCGGTGATCAGGCCTGGGGGCGGGGGCGAGTAGAGCCTTTAAggactcttgtttcccaggccaAGAATCAACTTTCCCGTGCCCTAGGCACTCACCTGGCATTTCGGGCAGCAGCCAGCCCTTCACTTTCTTGGGGGGCACCTGGATCACCTTCTCCACTGACCAAGTACCTCCCTACATTGAGGGGTGGAGGGTTAGGTTAGCTGGCAGAGAGGTGAGCCTATCAGAATTGGGGACTGAGGGTTAGATCTGGGTTGCCCAGACCTGGGAGGGAGAGAATAGATGACCGGCCTTCTTGCCACTAGGATCTAACTCCATGCAAAGCCCCTTTAGGCAGGGGTTGTGTCTGCTTCATCACTGCATTCCCAGAAcatagcacagtgcccagcacagaaaTTCACTGAGtagtttttgaatgaatgaataaatatggcCAGTTAGGGTTCAGGCAGAAGTTGGCCTACCACTGAGAGAAGAGAGACAAGGCATGCAGCCTCGTTTTTTTCGTTCCTGGAGATGCCTGGGAGCACCATTACAGAAGCCTGCTTAGGTAGAGCTGCTGACAAAACTACTGGGAGGGGAGGGCCAGAGGGCGTATGTCACCTCGTTCTTGTAGAAGCGCTGGATGGTGGAGCTGAGCGCGCAGCCCACAAAGCCTTGGGCAGCATCTGGGTTGTGCAGGAAGCGGATCTCCAATGGAATAAGCCcatcttttagagacagggtctgcaCGATCTCATGGCGCTGCCAGTCCCATACATATAAGTGGCTCCCGTACAgccctggggtgggagtggggccgGAGGATAGGCTCAGCATCAGGGGTTGGAAGGCATGGGCAGACAGGCCACTAATCAGGGCAGAAGGTTAAGAAATGGATTGGAGGGATCAGGAGGACGCTTGAGCAATCTGAGCATGCAGTGCATCCTATGCCATCTCCCTCAGATTCTGGAGCCACAGGAGGGAAGTGCGGGGCTGGGAGATTTGGAGCAGAAAGCAAGGGGATGTGGGCCCAAGGCTCCTGCTGGCCCGTGGGGGGATTCTCACCAGCCTCCACATCAGCGGGATTGAAGCCATCTCGTAAGACATTGGGAGCTGCCCACTCAGTGCTGATCATGACATTGTGTCGAGGCTGGTACCAGAAGTCATAGCCCAATGGCGCAGCACCCCCAGGTCGCTCCCATGTCCCCTTCACCTCGAATGTCTCCCCATCCAGCAGCACAAAACCCCCTGAACAGGGAAGGAAGTAGGGTGGCAGGTAGAGGCAGTAGAGACACTAACCCCACCCTCCAGCCCTCTCCCCCAGGCATGTCTAAGAGGCTGAAAGCCCATTGCCTCCACCTCCACTGCTGGATTTGCCAGCTCCTTAAATTCAGGCATCCATGGCtgggggcacagtggctcatacccgtaatcccagcactgtgggaggctgaggcgggcggatcacttgaggtcaggagttcaagaacagcctggccaacatggtgaaaccctgtctctatcaaaaatacaaaaaattacccaggcatggtgtcacgtgcctgtaatcccaactactcaggagctTGAACcagtgaggtggaggttggagtgagctgagattgcgccactgcacaccagcagcctgggcaacagagcgagactccatctcaaaaaaaaaaaggaaaagaaaaagtaaataaaaaattcaggcaTCCAAAGGGTCTCACCCAGGCATTCAAAGGTGGCCAGGTGGCAGGGGGTGCTTTACCCTAGTGCCCCTGTCTCCTATCAACTTCATccctctctcagaccacagcagaaATGTTTCTCCTACAATATCTTCTGGGACTCAGTACCCGGTATTCTGTTGTCCAGCCTCCCACTTTTGGAGTGGGATTCCTCCCAGAGTCTAAGCTCCATTCTGCTcactacattttttttgagataaggtctcactctgacgCCCAAGCTGAAATGCTGTGGTTCAATCACAGCTcgttgcagcctcgacctccctgggctcaggtgatcctcctacctcagcctcttgagaagtgggggttacaggcctgcaccaccacacccagctaatttgtgtatttttagtgcagagtTGCCAGTGCCAACTCTGTGTTATCGGCAGACAACACACAGACGggatttcacgatgttggccaggctggtttggaattcctgagctcaggcgatccgctggcctcggcctcttgaagtgctgggattataggtataaagcaccacacctggcctgttttgacTACAACTTTGAACTGAATTCATCAGTGAAGACTCATCTTAATAGAAATATTCAAAACTGAAGTTACTTGCTAACATTTAAAATACTGACTGGGATCCAGCTCACTGGTTCTCCTTGGAAAGTCATTCCATCCCTCCCCTTCCATTCTGCTCCTCCCACAGAACAATGCTTTCCACATTTCACAGCTATGGAAGTTTTCATGAGCACATATGCTGGCAGGTACCTTTGCCATTGCCCTTGAGGTCTCCCAGGGAGCTGATCATCACCTCCCCGCTGGCCAGGCAGTGGCTGGTGTGGAGAAAGGCCAGTCCGCACTTGGCATGGATGTCCTTGGGCTCAATGACCTGGAAGGGGTGGGGAATGGTGTCAGAATCATACGGGACTGGGAGTCCCTGCTCTTAACCGCCATACTCCTCCTACTTCTATCTGCTGACTCTGTCATCTTTTCCTTCAAAACATGGACACAACTCTCCCTGTGGGAATATGACAGAGATTCAGTCTGGTAACTTCTACAGAGCAGCAAGGGAAAGTCAGAGAGATTGCTAATAACTGCCCGGGCAGGAAGCGCTGACCTTTCCCCGTGTGTCCTGAAGGCACACGCAGCCCTGTGAAACCATAAGCTCCTCCCGGGCTGGCCCAGACCTGTGTTAACTCTGTATTACCAGTAGACAACACAGTACGTGCTCGGCACCAAGAGTGCACTAAACAAAGTGTTGGGAGGGACTGGAGTTTTTAAGAGAAGCCCCGAGCTCCTAACCGCATAGGGGGAGTAAAtggctccctccctctctcagaGTAAAACAAGaagcctcctccctcttctccagtGCCCTGGTCACCGTGCTGGAGGGTGATGACCCAGAATGCCTGGGTAGACTCTGCTCTGAAGTCCAACCTCCCTCCCTGCTGCCGAGCCAGATCCTGTGTAAGAGCTGGAGGCTGCTGGTTTAGGTCTGGCTTCCTGCCCGTAGGCTGCCTGGGGTGGCAGGTGTCTTGTGGTCTACTGAGCTGGCAAGGGCAGAAGACATGCCTTGTGCAGCTTTGGGGCCCGGGGCTCAGAGCTCACGTCCACCACATAGATGCGAGAGGAGATGAGACTGGGCAGCACCAGCTTGGTGCGCGACTTGCTGCTATCACCGAAGCAGCTGCTGCAGGTGTTCCATCCTGAGTGATGCAGCTCATCCTTCAGGTTGGGCATGGGCAGCCGGTGGATGACCTAGGATGTGGGGAGATGGGGTGCTCTTCCAGGCCACGCCTCTGTCCGCTTCTGGAAGAGGGGCCCCTGTGGACCTATTTTGGTTTGGAAGCACAGCACAGGCTGGATTTCAGCACTCCCCTTGTCCCAGGTTGAGCCTGCACATCCATACCCAGGGAGGGCCAAGAAGGATAGAGCTGGGAAGGGGGGCCCCAGGGCCAGGGAGGAGGGCAGCTACACTCTTAAAGTAGCTGGTGCCCAAGCCCTGCCTTACCTGGCAATACTGGGGAGACTTGGGGTCAACATCCACAGTGGCCAGGTAATCTGGGGCCTCAGTGCCGGTGTTTCGGTAAATGCAGGGCAGGTAGACGATCTCTTCTCTGGGTCCTGCAGGGTAGAAAGCAGGCGCAGGGACGGCAGGGTGGGAAGGAAGGGCAGGGGAAGTGCTGGGTGTGCCAGAGGGTGGGGGCTAGGTCTGAAGTCCCTCCACCCCTGGCTGTGGAATCAGCAGTAGGGCACTGGCTCTCAGACCATGGCAATTACCTTTCATGGCCTCCAGAGGGGTGGAGTAGCCGGGTCCACAGTTCCCACATTTTGTAGCTGTGGAAGCAATGGGGCACATTGGTTGGGCCACACTCTGGAGGGTGAAGGCTCCCTCCCCACATCCTGCAGCATACATCCCAGTGGGCCACGGCAGTGCGGCTGGCCTACGTCCCCAATCCAGCCTCATTGCTCTGGCCTGTCCTCTCTGCCCCCTCAGAGCCCTGATGAGGGTGAGGTTGTGCTGGGAAGAGCTGGAGACACATGACCTGAAGGTAGACAGACAGTCCAGCAGGGCCCAGGGAGGGCCGGAGGAGGGCTGATGCAGCTGGGGTCGTGTGGTGTAGTGAATATGACACAGACTCGGAGCCCAACCCCAGCCCGCCACTGACTAGCCAGGGGAGCTTGGGCAAAGTACTGAAGCTCCTCGACCTCAATTTCTGCATCGTCTGTAAAACGGAGATGGTAAGAATTCCACAGTGGGCTTTTACGAGAAGTAAACACAAGGATGCAGTTGGTGTGCAGCTCTCTGCTTGTCTGGCCAAAGCCCAGGCACTGTTCTTGGGGAGCCACTCTCAGGGAGAGAGCGTGGCGCCTGCTCAGCTCCCTTCACCAAGATGTTTCTATATCAGGGGGAGGCCAATTCCTGCTTTTCTCTCCCCTGGGTCCTGATCCCAGGCTGCTAGCCAAGGGCTGGAGTACATAACTGAGAGTCTGAGGCTAATAGCAGCTGGAAGTCCTCAGGCCGGTTTCTACCCCTGGGTGTGCCCCACTTCCTTTATCTGGAAAGTGAGGTGTTTGGCCCAACTCTGGAGAGCCCAGAGGCCTGCCCACCAGAGAGGTAGGGAGCAACCCTTCCTATCTCTGAAGTCTGGCAAGAGGGGTCACACTAATCTCCAGGAGGGAAGTCAGCAGATGTGCAGCAGGGCTGGGACATCACAGCTGCCAGCACCCCAGCATCAGAGTTTGGGGCCTGCTGGGGAGCAGGGGCTAAAGAATAACCCAGACGGGGCGGCAGGCTGAAAGAAACCCTGGAGTGGAGTCCACAGGCCTGGGCCCTGTCTCCTGCCTTGTCCTGTGGCCAGTCCACCCTCTGCCTTCACAGCTGGGCCGCAAGTGAGGAGCCAGGAGTAGGCAGAGTGGGGCCACCACTGGGGCTTGGGACTCCCACTCGCAGCAGCCAAAGGACTTAGGAAGCTGAAAGGCAGCAACAGCGTTCAGAGTCTGGAAACCTGGTTTCAAGTCCCAGGTCTGATGCTCcgtttctccattttctcctcttcATTTATGAAAAGTGGGCAATAATGATATTCTACCTACTTCTCTAGGTAGATATGGAGGACAAATAAGACTATGTATTTCAAAGTCCTTTCATAAAACTGAAttaggccatgtgcagtggctcatacctgtaatcccagcactttgggaggctgaggcggacagattacctaatgtcaggagtttgagaccagcctcaccaacatggcaaaaccctgtctctattaaaaatacaaaaattaactggatgtggtggcgtacacctgtaatcccagctacttgggaggctgaggcaggagaatggcttgaacccgggaggtggaggctgcagtgagccgagatcgcaccactgcactccagtctgggctacaagagtgaaattctgactcaaaaaaaaaaaaaaaaacaacaaaaaacagtgagTTACTGTGTAAATATGGGAAGGGCTGTGCCAGAGGACAGGAGAATGCCAGAGAGTGCTTGATGCCCGGAGagagggctggaggtggggcagggagagagagagagagagatccagtTCTGCTACATAACCTTGCTAAGTCGGGGCTTGGCACCAGATGCcagggggtggggaaggaagtTGCTGGATACAGAAGGGAAAGGAGGTTAAAAAACTCCAAGACATCAAGACAGAGATACAAAAACTACAAAGCCAGGGAGAAACTGAGAGGGAAGTAAAGGTGCAGAGGAGGAGCTGCCcgctctgcagcctctgcccacccccccaccccagcaACCCCAGCAACCCCAGCAACCCCAGCAACCCCAGCAACCCCAGCCCCAGCAACCCCAGCAACCCCAGCAACCCCAGCAACCCCAGCCCCACCAACCCCAGCAACCCCAGCCCCAGCATTTCGCAGGGTCAGGCCCAGCATGCCACCGCAGCCCCAGGGAGCATCATTCCTCTTTCTGGGGAATAGCCCCCATCTGAAGCATCTCAAGCAAGATCTCAGAGCAGCTTTGGGTTTGGGATGGACCCAGGGAAAGCTCAAGTGGGTTTTCCATGCCAGGCTGGCTGCTGGGCATTCGGCCAGCTGAGGAAGAGCCAGCCCCAAGTGGGGAAGGACTTCCCAACCAAACCCCAATTCCTTCTCAGCCTGTCACCCAGGAGCCCACGGATGGAGGAATAGCAGGGCCAAGGGGGATTTAGGGGTGGAGGAGGCATTGAAACAGGTCCCCAGTGAAAGAGCGCGGGGGTCTCTGATTTCCCTCCCAAAGAGCTTTGCTGTGTGGGGTAGCTAGAGAGTGACCTGGGCACAGAAAAGCCTGGactccctacctccctccctgGAGTGCAAAGTTGGCCCAGGGCTGAAATCAGGATCATCTCTTTCCTATGTGAGGGCCAGGGACCGAGTGGTGTTCTCTAAGAGCGCCCCCGTCTGATTTTCCCAGCTGCAGAAAGGCACCCTGGCCCCAGCCTCTGCTGAATGGAGCCAAGTCAGGGCCCAGGATCCCACTTCCCAGCAGTGCCTCTGCCCACCTTCCTCAGAAAGTTTGGCTAAGCTGGGAAATGCAgcggggtggtgggggaggggtgtgcAGACTGGGGACAATGAAGCAGAGTCCACTGCTCCCTCCCCAGCTACCCCCTCAGGTTTTCTAGCATTTTCTGGGGGAGGGCCTTCCAAGTTAGGGGCAGACAGAGCAGGCAATGCGTGATTGGAAGCCCCTCTCCTTACCCATGCTGCCAACTGGTACACTTTGATCCTGGCGGGTTTGCTGTGCTGGTGTTAGAGGCTGTTGTTCCAGGGAAGGAGCAAAGGGAGGGAATTTATACAAccagctgggggtggggcagagaaggaggagggccCGGGCTGTAGCCCAGAGTGAACTACTCAGGGCAGCTGGCCAGGACACTCTCAAGTGGCCTAGGGCAACTGGTGTTTGAATTATGGGGTGTGCGTGTATGTGTttaagtgtgcatgtgtgggagcctgtccttccttccttccttccttccttccttccttccttccttccttccttcctttcctttcttNccttccttccttccttccttccttccttccttccttccttccttcctttcctttctttctacagggtttcactcttgcccaggctggagtgcagtggcgcgatcttggctcactgcagcctccgcctcctgggttcaagcaattctcctgcctcatcctcccgagtagctgggattacgggcacctgccagGTGTGCCAGGCCcaacaattttgtatttttagcagagaagggattgcaccatgttggccagactggtctcaaactcctgacctcaggtgatccacccatgtcagcctccaaaagtgctgggattacaggtgtgagctgccgacCCCGGCCAGCTCATGCTCTTTAGTGGGTGCCTGggtgtgtgtagatgtgtgtatCTGGGCATGTGTGTGTTCCTGTATACCTGTGTGTTGCTCGTGCATGTGCCTGCATCAGTGTGTAtctgtgcctgtgtgtgaatTTCCACCTGTGCGAATGTGCCTGTGAGTGTGCTTGTGTGTatttgtacgtgtgtgtgtgtgtgcgcctctGTGAGTATGTGCCTGCCAGAGTATCTACACCTGTGTGGACATGTGCATAAGTGCCTGTGTATGTGTAGCGTGTGGctatgtggctgtgtgtgtgcttgtgtaagCCTGCACATGTATGTGCTCCTGTGTCTCCAAATGCTCATCTTTGTATTTGGATCTGTCTCTTGGCATTTAGGGACACCCGGGACTGTGGGCCCATTTGCTCCTACCTCCACAGCCAGGGTCACCTCTTCCCTAAGATTGCCCTCTTATTCCAGATATTCATACTCTTTGGATAAAAGCTCTGGGGTGAAGTTTTTATTGGTTAGGAAAAAGAGTAAAGTCTGGGCTTGAGATTGCAAGTAGAATACAAGGTTTCCAAACCAGAGTGGAGGGAAGGGGAGCAAAATTGGGCCTTGATGCATTGGGTGTCTGTCTTCCTGGCTCCCATCAGTGAGGGATCATGTGCCCATCAAGGAAGACTCCCTGTGGCTGCCCAGGGCAagggtcttctctttttttcttttctttcttttttttttttttgagacacagtctcgttctgtcgcccaggctggagtgcagtggccagatctcagctcactgcaagctccgcctcccaggttcatgccattctcctgcctcagcctcatgagtatctgggactacaggcgcccgccacctcccccagctagtttttttgtatttttagtagagacggggtttcaccgtgtttgccaggatggtctcgatctcctgacctcgtgatctgcccgtctcggcctcccaaagtgctgggattacaggcttgagccactgcgcccggccaagggtcTTCTCTTATCCCCAGTGCCACTCAACCCCTCTTGGCTCCATCCTGCGTCTATCATCCTCACCATTGTGCCATCAGCCTGCCAGGCATCACAGAGAGCCTTGTGTGTACAGCTGCCCCACAGGGAAGGCTCCAAAGGCTGCTTCCTTGTCTTTGTCTGCCTCCTCCTGTCCTGGCTACCTCCACTCACCCTACCTTCACCCTTCCCTCTggccctcccttcttcctcttcctgaggtctccatctcctgcctcctgtctgttCTCCAGCTTCTTGGCTTGGGGTAGTCCACCACACAAGatctgaaagagaaagaaactttatcCCCACCTTCTCATAAAAAACTATTCAGtcattaactaaaaaaaaaacaacaaagctgttattttgtttgttgtggtctgtcattgactaCCTCTTTCATGCTCCTGAGCTCTGACTTGGCTGGTCTCTGCAGCTCCTCCATGGCACCCCCCACCTCTGCCTGTGGATTTCTCCCTGAACTCTTGCTCTACAGCCAGCAAGGTGGTTGGGGAAGTTGTCCTAATCTGGGTTGCAGATGGAGGCAGTGAAGgtagattctcctgcctcagcctcccgagtagctaggactacaggtgtccaccaccacacctggctcatttttgtatttttagtagagacagggtttcaccatgttggtaggctggtctcgaactcttgacctcaggtgatccacccacctcagcctcgcaaagtgctaggattataggcctgagacactgtgcccagctgacctggctaatttttaattttttttttttgtagagatgggggtctcactatgttgcccaggctggtcttagactcttgggctcaagtgatctgccttggtctcccaaagttaattttggatttttttaaaaaaaataagtactgCTTTTGTAACTAAAAGCTCAAATaaatctattaaaagaaaaactatagggaagatgaaaggaaggatggaaggtcACATGCAGTGCAGGTGAGGGCTACAGTGAGGGCCCATGCTGGGGAGAAGGACTAGCCCCAGTCCCTTTTGAGCTACAGCTCTCCCACCCAGCTACCCGTCCTTTCCTCTGGAAGACACGCATGTGCatggccattcattcattcattcattcttgtaATCTACAAACCTTTCTGGAGCACCTCTTTTGAGCCAGATATGGTAGACAAAGTAGTGAACAGGGCAAAGTTGCTACCTTCATAGAGACGACTTTTTAGGGGGAATAACTGATAATCATgcaaatacacaaacaaataaaatcacttCAGATAAGTGCTATGAAGTAGGGTAACGTAGGGGTGACTGATGCAGCA
This window encodes:
- the SELENBP1 gene encoding methanethiol oxidase isoform X2, producing the protein MATKCGNCGPGYSTPLEAMKGPREEIVYLPCIYRNTGTEAPDYLATVDVDPKSPQYCQVIHRLPMPNLKDELHHSGWNTCSSCFGDSSKSRTKLVLPSLISSRIYVVDVSSEPRAPKLHKVIEPKDIHAKCGLAFLHTSHCLASGEVMISSLGDLKGNGKGGFVLLDGETFEVKGTWERPGGAAPLGYDFWYQPRHNVMISTEWAAPNVLRDGFNPADVEAGLYGSHLYVWDWQRHEIVQTLSLKDGLIPLEIRFLHNPDAAQGFVGCALSSTIQRFYKNEGGTWSVEKVIQVPPKKVKGWLLPEMPGLITDILLSLDDRFLYFSNWLHGDLRQYDVSDPQRPRLTGQLFLGGSIVKGGPVQVLEDQELKSQPEPLVVKGKRVAGGPQMIQLSLDGKRLYVTTSLYSAWDKQFYPDLIREGSVMLQVDVDTVKGGLKLNPNFLVDFGKEPLGPALAHELRYPGGDCSSDIWI
- the SELENBP1 gene encoding methanethiol oxidase isoform X3; protein product: MATKCGNCGPGYSTPLEAMKGPREEIVYLPCIYRNTGTEAPDYLATVDVDPKSPQYCQVIEPKDIHAKCGLAFLHTSHCLASGEVMISSLGDLKGNGKGGFVLLDGETFEVKGTWERPGGAAPLGYDFWYQPRHNVMISTEWAAPNVLRDGFNPADVEAGLYGSHLYVWDWQRHEIVQTLSLKDGLIPLEIRFLHNPDAAQGFVGCALSSTIQRFYKNEGGTWSVEKVIQVPPKKVKGWLLPEMPGLITDILLSLDDRFLYFSNWLHGDLRQYDVSDPQRPRLTGQLFLGGSIVKGGPVQVLEDQELKSQPEPLVVKGKRVAGGPQMIQLSLDGKRLYVTTSLYSAWDKQFYPDLIREGSVMLQVDVDTVKGGLKLNPNFLVDFGKEPLGPALAHELRYPGGDCSSDIWI
- the SELENBP1 gene encoding methanethiol oxidase isoform X1: MRLDWGRRPAALPWPTGMYAAGCGEGAFTLQSVAQPMCPIASTATKCGNCGPGYSTPLEAMKGPREEIVYLPCIYRNTGTEAPDYLATVDVDPKSPQYCQVIHRLPMPNLKDELHHSGWNTCSSCFGDSSKSRTKLVLPSLISSRIYVVDVSSEPRAPKLHKVIEPKDIHAKCGLAFLHTSHCLASGEVMISSLGDLKGNGKGGFVLLDGETFEVKGTWERPGGAAPLGYDFWYQPRHNVMISTEWAAPNVLRDGFNPADVEAGLYGSHLYVWDWQRHEIVQTLSLKDGLIPLEIRFLHNPDAAQGFVGCALSSTIQRFYKNEGGTWSVEKVIQVPPKKVKGWLLPEMPGLITDILLSLDDRFLYFSNWLHGDLRQYDVSDPQRPRLTGQLFLGGSIVKGGPVQVLEDQELKSQPEPLVVKGKRVAGGPQMIQLSLDGKRLYVTTSLYSAWDKQFYPDLIREGSVMLQVDVDTVKGGLKLNPNFLVDFGKEPLGPALAHELRYPGGDCSSDIWI